The Lebetimonas natsushimae genomic sequence TCACTCCACCACTCCATCAGTTTTTTCCTTTCGTCCATATAAATGGCTTTGTTATAAACCCTATTCATTGTATCTTTAAAATCGGTATGGGATAACTGAGCGGCAATGGCATTTTGTGAAATTCCAATTTTTTTGGCATTTTCATTTAAAACAGTGGCGGCAAAGTGTCTAAATCCGTGGGTTGTCATTTTGTCTTTATATCCAAGTCTTTTTAATGCACGGTTTAGGGTATCTGTGGTAATATGTTTATCTTTGCTTCTTGGGGAATAAAAAACAAATTCTCTATTTCCTGTAAAAGGTTCAATCTCTTTTAAAATGTTTATGATACTGTCTGTCAAGGGAACGATATGTTCTCTTTTTTTCTTCATTTTATGAGCTGGTATATGCCATTCTTTCTTTTCAAAATCAATTTCACTCCATTCCATAGCAACAAGCGGGAAAGGTCTTACAAAAAGATAAGGGGCAAGTTTTAAGGCAGTTTTAACAGTTATATCACATTTACAGTTTTCTATATCTTTTAAAAGTTTTTTCATCTCTTCTATGTCGGTAATATGAGGAAAATTTTTTGATTCTTTTTTAGGAACTAAAACACTGAAATCTACATCGGCAATAATGTTTCTTTCAACAATTTCAAGTGTTGATGCGTATTTGAAAGTATTGTCCAAAATATTAAACAGTCTCCTTGCAGTTTCAGGGATATGGGTTAAATTTCTGAAAATGTTGACTATGTCAATTTTTTTAATATCCCTTATGTTCATATCGCCAATGTATTTAAAAATATGATTGTTTAGTCTGTTTAAGGTGCCTTTTTTATGTTTATCCGAAATATTTTTCCTATCTAAATATTCTATTACAAGATTTTTTAATGTATTTTGTTGTTTAGAGGATTTATTAAGCATTGACGGGGGAATGTTTTCCAGTTCCATTTTTCTGTATTTTTCTCTTAGTTCCCTTGCTTTTTTTAAAGTTATTTCAGGATAGTTACCAAGCGATTTTGGTGTTCTTTTACCGTTATACATATATTCATACATCCACCATTTCCTGCCGTTTGGTTCAACTACAATATATAATCTTTTCCCGTCATTTCTTTTATATTTCTTTTCTTTCGGTTTTAAATTTTTTATTTTTGTATCAGTTAAGCTTTTAACTACCCTTGCCATAACATGCTCCAATGTTTTTAAATATTTTACCGCAAAAATTACCGCAATACAAGATGGATTTTTATAAAACATAATGAATTAAATGAGACATAAAATTTTATCAAAGCTTGTATTTTAGGGGATTTTATAGACTTTAATGAAAGGTGCGAAACTGAATTCTGGCGGAGAGTGTGGGATTCGAACCCACGGTGGGTGTTACCCCACACACGCGTTCCAGGCGTGCGCCTTCAACCACTCGGCCAACTCTCCAAGGAGTGAAATTATATCAAATTTCTTTAAGTTTTTTTAATATAGTCTCAAGTATAATTTCATCGTCTTTTGCTGGGGTTTTTATCATTTCTTTTTTACCGTCGTTATAGATTATTGAAATATTTTCATTATAATTTGAGATTGATTTTATGTTTTTTTCACTTGCAAGTATTTTGATTTTAATTTTTTCAATAAAATTTTGAGTTGGTTTATCAATTTTCCCAAATCTGTCAATTATTTCTTTTTCTATATCATAAACTTCTTCTAAGCTTTTAGCCTGAGAGAGCCTTCTGTAAAGTTCAAGTCTTAACCTGTCTTCTTTAATTATTTCGGAATTTAGATAAGCGTTAATGTTTAATTTTATTTCAATTTCTTTTTCTTTAATTTTTCCGCTGAGTTCCTTTAGCGTGTCTTCAAGCATTTTTATATACATAGAATAACCAACACCTTTAATCTGTCCTGACTGCTCAGCCCCGAGTATGTTCCCTCCGCCCCTTATTTCAAGGTCTCTGAGTGCCAAAATGCTTCCGCTTCCAAGAAATGAATTTTCTTCAAGGGCAATAAGTCTTTTT encodes the following:
- a CDS encoding tyrosine-type recombinase/integrase, whose amino-acid sequence is MARVVKSLTDTKIKNLKPKEKKYKRNDGKRLYIVVEPNGRKWWMYEYMYNGKRTPKSLGNYPEITLKKARELREKYRKMELENIPPSMLNKSSKQQNTLKNLVIEYLDRKNISDKHKKGTLNRLNNHIFKYIGDMNIRDIKKIDIVNIFRNLTHIPETARRLFNILDNTFKYASTLEIVERNIIADVDFSVLVPKKESKNFPHITDIEEMKKLLKDIENCKCDITVKTALKLAPYLFVRPFPLVAMEWSEIDFEKKEWHIPAHKMKKKREHIVPLTDSIINILKEIEPFTGNREFVFYSPRSKDKHITTDTLNRALKRLGYKDKMTTHGFRHFAATVLNENAKKIGISQNAIAAQLSHTDFKDTMNRVYNKAIYMDERKKLMEWWSDFIDSLKS